A genome region from Gossypium hirsutum isolate 1008001.06 chromosome A04, Gossypium_hirsutum_v2.1, whole genome shotgun sequence includes the following:
- the LOC107904028 gene encoding trifunctional UDP-glucose 4,6-dehydratase/UDP-4-keto-6-deoxy-D-glucose 3,5-epimerase/UDP-4-keto-L-rhamnose-reductase RHM1-like: MATYTPKNILITGAAGFIASHVANRLVRNYPDYKIVVLDKLDYCSNLKNLLPSQSSRNFKFVKGDIGSADLVNYLLITESIDTIMHFAAQTHVDNSFGNSFEFTKNNIYGTHVLLEACKVTGQIRRFIHVSTDEVYGETDEDAVVGNHEASQLLPTNPYSATKAGAEMLVMAYGRSYGLPVITTRGNNVYGPNQFPEKLIPKFILLAMRGKVLPIHGDGTNVRSYLYCEDVAEAFEVILHKGEVGHVYNVGTKKERRVIDVAKDICKLFSMDSETSIKFVENRPFNDQRYFLDDQKLKNLGWSERTVWEDGLKKTIEWYTQNPDWWGDVSGALLPHPRMLMMPGGRQFDSEEGKDTSYISSPSQTQMVVPTSKSSVSSQKPALKFLIYGRTGWIGGLLGQLCDKQGIPFEYGKGRLEDRSSLTADIRNIKPTHVFNAAGVTGRPNVDWCESHKTETIRTNVAGTLTLADVCREHGLLMMNFATGCIFEYDAGHPQGSGIGFKEEDKPNFTGSFYSKTKAMVEELLKEYNNVCTLRVRMPISSDLNNPRNFITKISRYSKVVNIPNSMTILDELLPISIEMAKRNLTGIWNFTNPGVVSHNEILEMYKKYIDPKFQWANFTLEEQAKVIVAPRSNNEMDASKLKKEFPELLPIKESLIKYVFEPNKRT; this comes from the exons ATGGCTACTTATACCCCGAAGAACATCCTCATAACTGGGGCTGCTGGGTTTATTGCGTCGCATGTTGCCAATCGGCTTGTCCGCAACTACCCAGACTACAAGATTGTTGTACTTGACAAGCTTGATTACTGCTCAAATTTGAAAAACCTCCTTCCTTCTCAGTCATCGCGGAACTTTAAGTTTGTGAAAGGGGATATTGGTAGTGCTGACCTTGTAAACTACCTCCTCATTACTGAATCTATTGACACAATAATGCACTTTGCAGCCCAAACTCATGTTGATAACTCGTTTGGGAACAGTTTTGAGTTTACCAAGAACAATATCTACGGCACTCATGTCCTGCTTGAAGCTTGCAAAGTCACTGGCCAGATCAGGAGGTTCATCCATGTAAGCACGGATGAGGTTTACGGGGAGACAGATGAGGATGCTGTTGTAGGAAACCACGAGGCTTCCCAACTTCTCCCGACAAACCCGTACTCTGCAACAAAAGCTGGTGCTGAAATGCTTGTAATGGCATATGGTAGATCATATGGATTACCTGTGATTACAACCCGTGGAAACAATGTTTATGGCCCCAACCAGTTCCCAGAAAAGTTGATTCCTAAGTTTATCCTCTTAGCAATGAGGGGGAAGGTTCTCCCAATTCATGGGGATGGTACTAATGTGAGGAGTTATTTATACTGCGAGGATGTGGCTGAGGCATTTGAGGTCATTCTTCACAAGGGTGAAGTTGGTCATGTTTATAATGTTGGAACAAAGAAGGAGAGGAGAGTGATTGATGTAGCCAAAGATATATGCAAACTTTTTTCAATGGACTCGGAGACAAGCATCAAGTTTGTTGAAAACAGACCATTTAACGACCAGAGGTATTTTCTTGATGATCAGAAATTGAAGAACTTGGGATGGTCTGAGCGAACTGTGTGGGAAGATGGCTTGAAGAAGACCATAGAATGGTACACTCAAAATCCTGATTGGTGGGGCGATGTGTCTGGTGCACTGCTTCCACACCCGAGAATGCTGATGATGCCTGGCGGGAGACAATTTGATTCAGAAGAGGGAAAAGATACATCGTATATAAGTTCTCCTAGTCAGACCCAAATGGTAGTTCCGACCTCCAAAAGTAGTGTCTCTTCTCAAAAACCAGCCTTGAAGTTCTTGATTTATGGCAGGACTGGCTGGATCGGGGGTCTACTAGGTCAGTTATGTGATAAGCAAGGTATTCCCTTTGAATATGGAAAAGGAAGGTTGGAAGATCGTTCGTCACTTACAGCAGATATTCGGAATATAAAACCGACCCATGTTTTTAATGCTGCTGGTGTGACCGGTAGACCCAATGTTGATTGGTGTGAATCCCACAAAACAGAAACAATTCGCACTAATGTGGCCGGAACCTTGACCTTGGCTGATGTTTGCCGAGAGCATGGGCTTTTGATGATGAACTTTGCTACTGGGTGTATATTCGAGTATGATGCAGGACATCCTCAGGGCTCTGGCATTGGTTTTAAAGAGGAAGACAAACCCAATTTCACCGGTTCCTTCTACTCAAAAACCAAGGCTATG GTTGAAGAGTTGCTGAAAGAATACAACAATGTCTGCACCCTCAGAGTTCGAATGCCAATCTCATCTGACCTAAACAACCCTCGCAACTTCATCACCAAGATTTCAAGATACAGCAAGGTGGTCAACATTCCCAACAGCATGACAATCTTGGACGAACTTCTACCGATTTCTATCGAGATGGCAAAGAGGAACTTGACGGGCATATGGAACTTCACGAACCCTGGCGTTGTGAGCCACAATGAGATCCTGGAGATGTACAAGAAGTACATTGACCCGAAATTCCAGTGGGCGAACTTCACATTGGAAGAACAAGCCAAGGTGATCGTTGCCCCTCGAAGCAATAACGAGATGGACGCATCCAAGTTGAAAAAAGAGTTCCCTGAGTTGCTACCGATCAAGGAATCATTGATTAAGTACGTCTTCGAACCCAACAAAAGAACCTGA